The DNA region TGGGGATCAACAGGAAGATGTACGCCCAGATCTGCCGTTTGCGCTGCAACCCGACCCTGATGGGAAGTTTGAGCATCTCCCGCCCTCCGACAAAGTGGGGGCGCAAGATGACGCACCCCCTTCCAGATCTTGACCTACCTGGCCGGGTCTGGGCCGGTGGCCTCCGACCCCAGCCAGGCAGGTAAGGGGCTAAAAGTAGATTTCCTCGGAGGGACTGTCGCCCCTCCGGGCCACCCAGAGATGCAAGGCCATGCTTCCGTATCGCTTAACGTGATGCCAACGGGGCGACCGGCTGGTCGCCCCTGCTCTCTGATCCTTCCCGGGGAGGATTACACAGAATCCTCCCCTCGATTTGTCGCCTCGCTACCTCCGGAAGAGAGCGGCGCGTCAATGCGTCGCCCAGAACTCGTCATAGAGCTCCTGCACGATCGCCGCGGCCTCGTTCAGCGCCTCGCACGGATCCTGCCCGGTCAGACGCACCGCGTCAAAGGCATCGATCAGCGCCTGGCGCTGCTTCGACTCGTCCACAAAGAAGGTGGCGTGAGCGTAGGGCAACTGCTGAGCGAAGGCGCCCAGCTTCGGATCGCTCAACAGATCCTCGTCCTGAGCCGCCTCCAGCTGAGCCGGGAGCTCGCCCACCGTCTTCACCCACAGCCGGCCCGCCTCGGGCGAGGTGATGAACTTGAGGAACTTGATGGCGGCCTCCATGCGCTTGGGATCGGCGGCGGCCTTCTTGGTGATGCCATGGGTCCAGTAGGAGCCGAAGGTGGCGCGGGTGCCATCCGGCCCCACCGGCAGCGGCGCCACGCCGAAGTTGAGGTCCGGCGCATTCTTGGCGATGGTGCCCAGGCGGAAGGAGCCGTCGATGTGCAACGCCTCCTTGCCCTGGAGGAACGCCTGCGTCGCGCCATCGTAGAGGTCGTTGCTGCCCGTCTTGTACTCCGTCTCAAAGGCCAGGAGCCACTTGAACGCCTGGCAGCCCTCCGGGCTATTCCACATCACCTTGCGATTGGTCTCGTCGAAGGGCTGGCCGCCGAACTGCCGCACCAGCACCTCCCGGAACCAGTGGTGGGCCTGACCGGGCATCTCCGGCGCGTACCCCTCGATGATGATGTTCCCCGAGTCATCGTACTGGGTCAGCTTGCGGGCGTAATCCACGAACTCATCCAGCGTCTGAGGCGGCTTCTCCGGATCCAGCCCGGCCTCGGCGAACAGGTCCTTGTTCCAGAACAGCGCCAGCGTACGTACGGCCGTGGGGATGGCCCAGTACTTGCCCTGGAACTTGGCCGCCTTGACCAGCGGGGTGAACGAGGACTCGATCCAATCCGGCGAGAACTCGTCCTCAGGCAGGGGGACCAGATAGCCGGCATCCACCCACGCGGGCAGCCAGCCGTAGAACAAGGTCACCACATCCGGGCCCACGCCAGCGGGGACCGAGGCCGCGATCTTGTCCCGGAACTCGGCGTACGGGATGTCGGCGTTCTGAACCACCTTGATGCCGGGGTTCTGCTCCTCGAACTGGCGGATCAACTCGCTCATGGCATCCACGCGAGGCTCGAAGAAGTACTGCCAGTATTCGATGGTGACAACCTCTTCCTCAGCGGGCTGCTCAGCCGGAGCCGCCTCGGAGGGCTGCTCGGCCGGAGCGGGGGCAGGCGGCGCACAAGCCTGCACCAGCAGGCCCAGCACCATCACGATCACGAGAAGGTGGACGTAGCGTGTGCGGAACATGGGTCACCTCCTGTTCCATGCTATATGGGTGGGATGTACGACTTCAGGGCGTCCATGGGGAGAGCGGACACCCCTTATGCGCCCATCAAGACAAGCCAAGAAGGCGAGCGGCGTTCTCGCTGAAGATGAGACGAAGCACATCCTCGCTCACCCCCAGCTCCCGACAGTCGCGTATCTGATCCTGTAGATAGCGAATGGCAAATCCCCGAGGGAACCAGCTGGAATCCGTGCCGAAGATGATGCGCCGGGGGCCAATGGTCTCCAAATACTTGCGGAACAGCGCCTTTACCGTCAGGTCCCCCGGCATCCAGCGCACCCATTGATTGGAGCCTGAGGTATCCACATAGACGTTCGCGCACCCCCAGCAAAGATGCAGGGTCTCCCGCAGGTAGCCGCATCCGAAGTGGGGGACGACGAAGTTCACATCCGGGAAGGCCTTGGCCACGTCGTGGAGCATCAGCGGATTGATGTTGGGATGCCATGTGATGCCGCCGCCGCTGCCCATGGGACCGAAATGGATCAGGACCGGCACGTTTAACTCGGCGCAGGCCTCCCACAACGGCCAGGCCGCCCGATCGGTGATCGGGCGATCCAACGCCGGGGCCAGCGTCTTGTACCCCCGAAATCCATATTCCCGCACGCAGCGGCGCAGCTCATCCGCAGCGCCCGGCTCAAATGGGTCGTGGTGTGCAAAGCCGATGAACCGGTCGGGATACATGGCCACGATCTCGCCCAGCGTATCGTTCCCGCCACCGGTCACCCACACGATCCTATCGATGCCATATCTATCCAGCTCGGCGACCCAACGACGGGCCTGCACCTCAATGGGAGGGCGATCCTGCTCCGGCTCGGGGAAGTCCCACGTCAGCCGCCACTCCCGATGGTATGCGCGGGCCTGCTCGCGCAAAAGCGCCGCACGGCGCTCCCCAATCTCCTGTACCAGCTTTTGCCAACGCCTCTCCCAGGCCGGTTCGGGCACGGGAAAGTGAGCATGAAAGTCGATGATGGGTATGCCCTGATAGCTCACAGATATGACCTCCCGACCGCTATTGTACTTGACGGTTCTGTGGCTGTCAATATGCACTTTTTTGCGGTAAGGAAACGCCATTGAGGAAAGATTCCTGTTTTAGTCGTCCAGCCAGGATATGGTAGAATCCGCCTATCCTGCAGAAGAGGGTTCGGACGTTATGAAGTCACACACCAAGTACCTTTGGTTCGAAGCCCCACGCCGCCGGCAGCTCTTCCACATCACCCAGGAGGTGCAGCAGGCGGTCGACGAGAGCGGCATACGAGAGGGGTTCGTGCTGGTCTCCGCCATGCACATCACCGCCGGCGTGTTCGTCAACGACAACGAGCCCGGCCTGCACGAGGACATCTGGGAATGGCTGGAGGGGCTGGCCCCCCAGCGGCCCGACTATCGCCATCACCTCACCGGCGAGGATAATGGCGACGCGCACCTCAAATCGCTGTTGATCCACCATCAGGTCATCGTGCCCGTCACGGACGGTCGGCTCGATCTGGGCCCCTGGCAGCGAGTCTTCTATGCCGAGTTCGATGGCCTGCGGCGTAAGCGCGTGATCATCAAGGTGCTGGGCTTTTAGCCCTCGCGCCCGCTACTCCATCGAAGCGCCCGGGAGAAGGAGCGCAAACAGAGATGAGGGAACGCCCCGCGCCTACAGGATACCCGGCCGACGCGCTGGCCTTCGCGATCGATATCGCCCGGCGCGCCGGCGAGATCGTGCGGCAGGTCCACCTGGCCGGACCACAGCGGATCAGCAGCAAACACACGGCCGTAGACTTGGTGACCGAGGCCGACCTGGCCTCCGAACAGCTCATCACCGAGGCCATTCGAGCCGCCTATCCCGATCACGCCATCTACGCGGAGGAGGCC from Chloroflexota bacterium includes:
- a CDS encoding amidohydrolase; this translates as MAFPYRKKVHIDSHRTVKYNSGREVISVSYQGIPIIDFHAHFPVPEPAWERRWQKLVQEIGERRAALLREQARAYHREWRLTWDFPEPEQDRPPIEVQARRWVAELDRYGIDRIVWVTGGGNDTLGEIVAMYPDRFIGFAHHDPFEPGAADELRRCVREYGFRGYKTLAPALDRPITDRAAWPLWEACAELNVPVLIHFGPMGSGGGITWHPNINPLMLHDVAKAFPDVNFVVPHFGCGYLRETLHLCWGCANVYVDTSGSNQWVRWMPGDLTVKALFRKYLETIGPRRIIFGTDSSWFPRGFAIRYLQDQIRDCRELGVSEDVLRLIFSENAARLLGLS
- a CDS encoding extracellular solute-binding protein, translated to MFRTRYVHLLVIVMVLGLLVQACAPPAPAPAEQPSEAAPAEQPAEEEVVTIEYWQYFFEPRVDAMSELIRQFEEQNPGIKVVQNADIPYAEFRDKIAASVPAGVGPDVVTLFYGWLPAWVDAGYLVPLPEDEFSPDWIESSFTPLVKAAKFQGKYWAIPTAVRTLALFWNKDLFAEAGLDPEKPPQTLDEFVDYARKLTQYDDSGNIIIEGYAPEMPGQAHHWFREVLVRQFGGQPFDETNRKVMWNSPEGCQAFKWLLAFETEYKTGSNDLYDGATQAFLQGKEALHIDGSFRLGTIAKNAPDLNFGVAPLPVGPDGTRATFGSYWTHGITKKAAADPKRMEAAIKFLKFITSPEAGRLWVKTVGELPAQLEAAQDEDLLSDPKLGAFAQQLPYAHATFFVDESKQRQALIDAFDAVRLTGQDPCEALNEAAAIVQELYDEFWATH
- a CDS encoding YjbQ family protein — protein: MKSHTKYLWFEAPRRRQLFHITQEVQQAVDESGIREGFVLVSAMHITAGVFVNDNEPGLHEDIWEWLEGLAPQRPDYRHHLTGEDNGDAHLKSLLIHHQVIVPVTDGRLDLGPWQRVFYAEFDGLRRKRVIIKVLGF